DNA sequence from the Cottoperca gobio chromosome 10, fCotGob3.1, whole genome shotgun sequence genome:
GGTTTTATCATAACATTAACATACACTTCGGACTTCTATTAAATCACATATCAGGGAGAAACCCAAGTAGTAGCGATGTGAAGTTAATGAAAGTGTGAAGATACCTAAACAAAAAGCTTCTGAAAAGATATCAGCTGTTCAGCACCAAGGACAGAGAAATGAGCAAACACAGTCAAACATAACTAAGAGCAGTCACATGAACAAACAGAGACAagtaggctgtgtgtgtgtgtgtgtgtgtgtgtgtctgtgtgtgtgtgtgtgtgtgtgtgtgtgtgtgtgtgtgtgtgtgtgtgtgtgtctgtgtgtgtgtgtgtgtgtgtgtgtgtgtctgtgtgtgtgtgtttgtgtgcgtaaAACAACCATTGTTATGTGTGTCTTGTTTAGGAACAAAGGCCATGACTCTTAAAGACCACCTGTACTAAGTATGCGACTACGGACATGTATAACACTGCCACGGCAGATCTATAGAAACTTTTGTGATTTAGTGTGATCACAAGGCCTTACCACaccacatacagtaacatataGAATGAACCTCTTCTGAAAAGAGAGCAAAAAACCTTCCTCCTACAATCACAGAATAGAGATAAATCATACACTTTGTCAAAGAgtatcaacaaaacaaaagtgtattaTTGGTCTTCAACACAAAACCAAGCCTCAATATCCACAGTGAAAACAGAGACTGTATTCAATACAGATGTAATTCATAATGTTATGATCAGAATTTAAAGGTTATTAATTCAGAACGTATAATGAAGCAAGCACAATCACTGCAGAGACGTCTGTGGGGCAGACAACGTGCCACCGTCAGTTAAGTtcaacataaacacagataCAAAGTCAAATAACTTCTGTTTATGAAATAGACACTACAAATACTATGATGTATATGCAATATTTGCAACTGCAGATATCCATGAGTTTCAAACCAGGAAACaagcaaatgtgttttcactGCTTTTAAAAGTGGTAAACTTAAATTTTGCCGTAATCACTATAACCAAGATTTGCACATCTGCAGGGCGGTAAAATACAGCGCTCCTGGATCTGTAGTTGGATTAAAAAGGGACGTAGTTGTCTagaacatttaaaagttaaattcATTGTATGTAGTAACAATTAGGCATTGGACCTTTACAGAGCTAAGaatttacatataaatgtttttatttattttagcagcAGCTTAAATCAgtcagtgtttctctgtgttttcttttatcaaCACATTAACCCACATGTGAACTTCCTAACTTCTGAATGGTTTATTCAATCACAGATCAGGGAAACACCAAATAAGTACTTTTGTGAAGATGATGAACTTGTGGAAAaagataaacaaaagaaaaatatcagCTATGAGCCTAGACAGTCAGAAACACATGCCATCACAGAATAGAGATACATGATACAGTGTGTCAATTGTGTATCAACAAGACAACAACAGATGCATTAGATCCATCACTGAAtataaaagaaatgttaataaaacaaCCAGACCTGGCAGCATAGCCAAGACACAAGTTAAGACTAATAACTTTTAAACCAGTCAATCCACAGAAAACAATCAGGCAGACATGTCTTTACCAAAACCAATGCACTAGAAAAACTATTTGGGCAACCCGGAAGTGAAAGTCCCTCATGTTGTCAGCATGTTGTGCCTAAACTGCCCGTATGAAACTCGCACTGTATCATGATGAACAAGGTGACAGATATTATGTTAAGTCATGCAACCTGAGAAAAACGTATTATTAGTCTCCAATTAGTCACTCAATGTTCACAGTGAAAACACAGACTGGATAAAATATGATCCATAatgtaatgaataaaataaaggtcATTCGTTCAGAGCGTATCCTGAAGCAAGTGCAATATCCATGAAATGCTCATGGGACCGACAGATGTTCATAGGTCATTCAGCTTTTAAGGTTTATAAATCTGTTTGCTAGATACAATTATAGCATGTATGCTCTGCCCTAAGTGTAAAACAATGTGTGCATCTCCATTTATTCAAGTGGCAGACACTTCTGTCCAAAGCAATGAATGACGTCCAATCCAAGCAACAGTAGATCAAGGAGAAGCCATcttgaataaatgtaacaaaGCTCAGTTTTAGAGAGGGTGATGTGTCTGGTAGCAACTTTTCGCAAATAAGTCAAAACTAAAAATGACATATGATAACATATACAGGCACAGATGTATTTTCTTCTGCAACAATGATCATCTGAATGTGTGAAAGATGTGCTTTAGCATCTGAAAAAAATACGAACATGGCAACTAGAACATACAAAATCTTTCCAAAGTCATGAGTGAAACTTTGTCACATTGCAAACTTTATGCTCAAGTTGACCAGTGGTTTAGAAGTTGATTATAGCTATATATCCGTGATATATTGATACAAGCACTGCATGGagttatatcaaatatatatcaCTCGTGAAAAGGTATAGACCGAGGTTTTGATGACAGCactgagaccaaaatcatgcatctggtgtaaatggttgaagatcagctttcaatttactttgggtatttcgtttgtaggtattttttatattttcgagtaaagtcccccaccccttaagaggttaatgaaaacatttcagaaaactgtGTACAATTTTGTGCACTTCCTACTCTCCAAACACATCAGCAAAGTCAGATGGACATTTccttagtgtgtgtctgtgtgtgtctctgtgtgtgttgtgtgtgtacaatgtTACACATTTGGGACAGATGATATGAAGCATGTCCCTACCTCAGGAGAGCCATTACAGTCCCCAAATACATCAGCAAAGTCAGATGGACTTTTCCTCAGAGTCTGGTCAGCAGGCagtgtgttgtcattgtaagATGACACGAACTTAAAGTCACTGGTTCTAGAACCTGTTGTCAGGTAGGCGTCATAATTGTAAGCGCTGCGTAAAGTTCCTGTGCCGTCAACATCTGCGTAAGTAGGAGGGAGATAAGCGCTGGGGATGGCAACTGCTCCATCAAACAACAGTCTGGGCTTTCTACTGCGACAAAACCTCACacccaggatgatgatgatgaaggtcagAAAAAAGGTGGACACAGACACCAGCGCGATGATCAGATAAGAGGTCAGTTTGGAGTTCTTCTCATCATAAGAAATATCCTTCAGTTCTGGCACCTCAGCCAAGTTATCAGAGATAAGTAAATACATGGAgcaggtggcagagagagagggctgtcCGTTATCTTTCACTGCCACAATAAGGTTCTGTTTCATGCTGTCAGACTCAGAAATGTCCCGCTGTGTCCTGATCTCTCCGCTGTGGAGACCAATAGTGAAAAGTCCCGGATCAGTGGATTTGACTATATGATAGGACAGCCAGGCGTTCTGTCCGGAGTCCGCGTCCACTGCTATCACTTTGGACACCAGAGAGCCTCCGTGTGCAGCTTTGGGGACCAGCTCGGTCATGAAGGAGTTGCCCTCCGGGGCGGGGTACAGTATCTGAGGAGAGTTGTCGTTCACATCCGACACGAACACACTGACGGTCACGTTACTGCTGAGAGGAGGAGAACCGTTGTCTCTGGCCGTCACGTGGACTTTAAAACTCCTGAACTGTTCATAATCAAACGACCTCACAGCGTGGATCACCCCCGTGTCTCCGTTAACAGAGAGATAGGAGGACACCGGGGCACCGTTCACCTCACCGGGTAACAGAGAATAAATCACTGTACCGTTTTGTCTCCAGTCGGGGTCTCGAGCAGTAACGGAACATAAAGTGGAGCCAGGTTTGTTATTTTCACTCACATATGCGCTGTACGACTGTTCCTCAAACACAGGTGGGTTGTCGTTGATGTCTGCTACAGATAACTGAACAGTtttagaggaggacagaggtggaGAGCCCTCGTCAGTGGCACTGATTGTAATGTTGTAGTCAGACACTAGTTCACGGTCCAGTTGTCCTGTGGTCACCAGagaataatagtttttaatagAAGGCACCAACTTAAAAGGGACGTTTTGCTGAATGGAGCAGCGGACCTGTCTGTTATTCTCAGAGTCTCTATCCTGCACGTTAATGATGCCCACCTCTGTACCAGGTGACACGTTCTCAGGTATGGGGTTAGTCAGTGATTTCAAGTTAACTACAGGGGCGTTGTCATTAACATCAGTGATAGAAATTATGACTTTAGCATACGATGAAAGCCCCAACCCATCTTTTGCTTTAACACGTATTTCAAATGATGTCGTAGTTTCATAATCAATATCgccaattatttgtatttgaccCTCTTTACGGTCAATACTAAATATATTCTTCACGTCATCAGTAACATGCCCAAATTCATACGTCACATCTCCATTGACTCCCTCGTCTGCATCAGTCGCGCTCACTGTGACCACTACAGTGTCTACAGGAGAGTTTTCAGGCAGGCTGGCTTTATAAACGGCCTGGCTAAACACTGGGGCGTTATCATTAGCATCCAGCACAGTGACGTGTATGACTACAGTACCTGATCTCTGAGGAGAGCCTCCATCTAAAGCTGTGAGAAGCAAATTAAtctcttgttgtttttcacGATCAAGCTCCTTTTCAAGAACAAGCTCTATTGTGTTTTCATCAACGGCCAAAATgaaattatcattatttttaagGTTGTACTGCTGAACTGAATTTTGTCCTACATCCGCATCGTGCGCCTCCTCTATCACAAAACGAGCTCCCCTGTCTGCAGACTCTCGAATTTCTATATTAATGAAGTCTTCCTTAAACTGTGGCGAGTTATCATTAATATCTTGAATGTGAAGACTAATCCGATGGAGCTCGAGAGGATTCTCCAGCACCAGCTCGTGTTTTAGGATGCACGAAGCCTTTTCTCCACAAAGCCCCTCTCGGTCAATCCTGTCGGCAACAATCAACTCTCCGTTATTCAGGTTTATGTCACAGTAACGTGTATCAGTCCCATCGGTGTCAATGCGGGCTCTTCTGTCAGAGAGCGCACCCCTGTCCAGCCCGAGGTCCTTGGCCATGTTTCCAATAACTGAtcctcttttcatctcctcCGGAAAAGAATAGCTCATGTCTCCATATGCagaatgcaaaaaaagaaagaggaaatgaaaccCGCACGTTtgaaacaatattatttttgaatccATCATCGACGATGGTGATATTCCGAACAGGTTGAAGAATAAAGCGAACAAACACAGCTCAACCACAAAACACGAATACAAACTGCGAGTCCAGGGTGATTGTCTCTATCTAAACACAAGAGCACAAGAATGAGCGTCCACGCCAAAGGATAGAGGAATGCAAACATCCTAAAGCAGGTGTATAGCGCCACCGTGAGTTAAgttcaacaacaacactgattaaaaagaaaagaaaagtgaactATTTAAATTGACTGTTTCCTACCTATAATTTCCGTAAATGTGTCTATGAAACAGGCACTAACACTATTTTGCTTTATAAGAACTATTGCAACTGCAGCTATCCATGAGGTACAAACCAGGAAACAACCAGGGAAGACATAACAAGCAAGTGttacagtattagtattagttaCTGCATAAAATGCAGACTGATATTAAGGTATGAATTCACTGTGATTGTCCTATTTTGAATAATAAAGTTAtgactgtttttaaattgtattttttgttacTGTGAGGATCCAGTCTATCTGTGTATATTTCCTCCTTCAGGTTGTAATTCTAACCTGCTTTTTGTGTTTCACACCCTGGCTGAGCATAAAATAATGTTGCCTTAGCTGAATGCATGCCAAGGCCAGAGTGGTAGATTGTTTAGATGATTTTTAAGTCTGGGATATTACTTCTATTGTTGTCCTGTTTATATTGCCTGAAAGAAATTAATACAATGTGTCCAAATATTTCTGTTGACTTGGTTATAATTCTCTACATTTGGATACATTATTTTTTCCTCAGCTTATAAAAGTGTGAAAACTAGATTTTTGTTAAATCTAGATTTGCACATGTGCAGGGTTGTAAAGGTTGGAATATAGAGCACCTGCATCTGTAGTTGGAATCACAATGTAAGTAGTTGTTTGGATTGTCTAAAATAAATGCTATGTTATGGAGTAACTCAGGCACTAAACTTTTACGGAGTTAATAATTTACATATCTAtaagtttatatattttacctgCAGCTTAAATCAAACAAACTACACTTGGACTTCTATTAAATCACATATCAGGGAGCAACCCAAGTCGTAGCGATGTGAAGTTAATGAAAGTGTGAAGataactaaacaaaaaacaactagAACATACAAAATCTTTCCAAAGTCATGAGTGAAACTTTGTCACATTGCAAACTTTATGCTCAAGTTGACCAGTGGTTTAGAAGTTGATTATAGCTATATATCCGTGATATATTGATACAAGCACTGCATGGagttatatcaaatatatatcaCTCGTGAAAAAGTATAGACCAAGGTTTTGCagtgtgttgtcattgtaagATGACACGAACTTAAAGTCACTGGTTCTAGAACCTGTTGTCAGGTAGGCGTCATAATTGTAAGCGCTGCGTAAAGTTCCTGTGCCGTCAACATCTGCGTAAGTAGGAGGGAGATAAGCGCTGGGGATGGCAACTGCTCCATCAAACAacatctatgtatctatgtggtTTTATCATAACATTAACCTACACTTGGACTTCTATTAAATCACATATCAGGGAGCAACCCAAGTCGTAGCGATGTGAAGTTAATGAAAGTGTGAAGATAACTAAACAAAAAGCAACTAGAACATACAAAATCTTTCCAAAGTCATGAGTGAAACTTTGTCACATTGCAAACTTTATGCTCAAGTTGACCAGTGGTTTAGAAGTTGATTATAGCTATATATCCGTGATATATTGATACAAGCACTGCATGGagttatatcaaatatatatcaCTCGTGAAAAAGTATAGACCAAGGTTTTGATGACAGCACTGAGAcaaaaatcatgcatctggtgtaaatggttgaagatcagctt
Encoded proteins:
- the LOC115015049 gene encoding protocadherin beta-15-like, whose product is MMDSKIILFQTCGFHFLFLFLHSAYGDMSYSFPEEMKRGSVIGNMAKDLGLDRGALSDRRARIDTDGTDTRYCDINLNNGELIVADRIDREGLCGEKASCILKHELVLENPLELHRISLHIQDINDNSPQFKEDFINIEIRESADRGARFVIEEAHDADVGQNSVQQYNLKNNDNFILAVDENTIELVLEKELDREKQQEINLLLTALDGGSPQRSGTVVIHVTVLDANDNAPVFSQAVYKASLPENSPVDTVVVTVSATDADEGVNGDVTYEFGHVTDDVKNIFSIDRKEGQIQIIGDIDYETTTSFEIRVKAKDGLGLSSYAKVIISITDVNDNAPVVNLKSLTNPIPENVSPGTEVGIINVQDRDSENNRQVRCSIQQNVPFKLVPSIKNYYSLVTTGQLDRELVSDYNITISATDEGSPPLSSSKTVQLSVADINDNPPVFEEQSYSAYVSENNKPGSTLCSVTARDPDWRQNGTVIYSLLPGEVNGAPVSSYLSVNGDTGVIHAVRSFDYEQFRSFKVHVTARDNGSPPLSSNVTVSVFVSDVNDNSPQILYPAPEGNSFMTELVPKAAHGGSLVSKVIAVDADSGQNAWLSYHIVKSTDPGLFTIGLHSGEIRTQRDISESDSMKQNLIVAVKDNGQPSLSATCSMYLLISDNLAEVPELKDISYDEKNSKLTSYLIIALVSVSTFFLTFIIIILGVRFCRSRKPRLLFDGAVAIPSAYLPPTYADVDGTGTLRSAYNYDAYLTTGSRTSDFKFVSSYNDNTLPADQTLRKSPSDFADVFGDCNGSPEVGTCFISSVPNV